gaCTCCATTGAGAGCGTTCGCGTGTATATTAACTCTATGGCTGCCACTCTTCTCGAGGGCTGTGTGGATTTCGCAACCCCGAATCAAACCGCAGAAGGCCGACACTCCGTCTTGAAGAGTCCGTCCTGGCCTTTCGGCCGCACCCTGCCGGGTCCTGACGCACCCGAAGCCCGCGCGCgcctgggagaggagggggcagacaCCTCCAGCCCACTCCGGCTCAGCCGATTTCCTTCTTTTCGCAGCTCTCCAAGAGCTCGGTCATGAAGGAAATGTAGACGATGGCCAGGCGTAGGGTCTCGATTCGGGACAGCCTCTTCTCATAAGCAAAAGTGGGCACCTTCCTTCGCAGCTGGTCGAAGGCCTCGTTGAGGTTGAACATCCGCTTCCTCTCGCGGATGTTGGCTGCCTGGCGCTGGGCATAGGTGATCACCCTTTTCCTCTTGGGACGGCCCAGCGGGGAGGCACCTCTCCCatgctcctcttcctcttcctcctcctcctccccctcgtCTACTTCGCCCTCCTCGTCTGGATCCTCTTCAAAGCGTGCCAGCCTCCTGCGTCTTGCCTCTGGGAGCACAAGGTCCCGGTCCCCAAAGGGAACCCCGGATGCGAAGTCGCAGAGGAGAGGGTGCCCAGGGGAGGCCAGGGACAGGTCTGCGACGAAGTCCAGCACGGTGGCGTCCACGCACCTCTCCGGGCAGGCCGCCATCGCATCAACTTGGCCCTGCCTCGCATCGGTTTCTCGCAGGGAGGGGTGAGACTCCTAATAGCTCTGAATCTGATGCAGCACCATCACCGAAGGCCAGGGGAATTAATATTTATAACCAAGCTGATAACAGGATTAGTGGCACCGATAGGGAAGGCTCTAACAATGTCGTCCTCTCGAAACTGATGGAAGAAGACAAGCTTGAGCCGCATGGAAGTCTCAAAGGGATAGGCCTCCAATTCTGAGATCCTTTTCGATGCGCCACCTGGGACAGTTTGGCAACAACCCCCAGCCTCTTACCTGCTGTGCTTTTTGTGTCTCTCCTCACCCCCGCAGCCAACTAATATTCTTCAGGCTCCTTATCTCATGTAGCTCTTTAATTTAGCTTTGGATTTTCAAAGCGAGGATGTTTTCCACCACTCTGGCTTCTCCTTGGCTTCAGAGTAGAAGTCCTGAATCTTGCCACCCGAGGCTGCCAGTGGGTGTGAAACAAGTGCATGTGCTTTTAATGATGTCCTGAAGAGGGGCCCTGTCTGCCAGGGGTCGAGGGGAGCTGTTTGTCTGGTATCCCAGTGCAGCGGCTACTGAAAGGCAAGATCTTCCATTAGCTTAAGTAAGCACGgtagggggggggggcggagagcgCATTCCCCAGAGTCGCTGTTGGAACCGGCTTTCTCCTTCCAGGGCATCGAAACAGCTCTCCTGCCGCGTTACAAACCCTGACTTCTAAAGTCCGTTTTGTTGTAATCAGCCTAACAACTGAGATACTTGACTTTCCTTTCCCTGCTTATCTCCTACTCATGTAAAGTGGAAGGTTTTACTTCAGGGCAAAAAGTAATGAtggcaataaaatggaaaaaaaaaggaggctccTAATATTTTCTCTAAATGTACTTAACTGTGTCACCCCAGCGTGGGGGGCAAAGCAAACCCTcgccccccccaaacaaaacaacttCAATCTCCTTTCAAAAATGCAGTTTATCCTTTGATAAGCCAATGGGTTGATCAGCTCACCCTCTGTTGTGAGGTCTTTCGACTTTTAAATTGCCAGTCCATATCTGTGAACAAAGATAAATCTTCACTTCCCTCTGTCTTGTTTTGCTTCTTGATTTGTGCTGCCCTACAGGACTTAAGAGTGGAAACTATACTGAATTCTATTTAAGGGAGATTTTAAAGTTATCTTTAGATCATGTTTTTGAgatgaaaggaaatttaaaatttggtatagggaaaatgaaattttactgaTGTCATATTATCTCTAATGTTTTAACAAAGAAGggttcatttttccttctttgccagtagctatatttatttaattattcagtGTAGGGATTCTTAAGAAGACACGGAAGAGCAGAATAACATGTtagaaaaccattttaaagatgggttAGAAGAAAAAGCCTTAAAAGATGAGTTAAGAGACAGAGACGCGTTGGTTGAAGGAAGAATCTCCGAAGACGACAATCCAACAAACTAAGGAGGTAAGTTGTGTGGCCGTTCGGTTAGTACATTGGACAGCTCCCAGAAACAGCCTATTTCTTACAAGTCAGCACAATTCCTTTTCTTCCTAGCCTCCCCCTGTGTACTCCCATATACTATTGAAGTATCATCTtcaattctttttctctcattcattctttcttttaacccatttgtgtctgtgttctcccttcctcttttgttctttagttgattttcttttctcttgcatttATTCTTCATGCTCCAGTGTGCATTGTTATAGGCAGAAAAGGATTGAAATTTATGTACTTGAACGATGTTTGTGAATATGAGATTCTTGATTATGATTACCTATTGATTTTTACTCCACTTCTTTCAAAGAGAagactgaaaactaaaaaattggAATTTCAACAGTGGCTAAAGGATAAGTAAATGGgagaattaatttttgttttggcaagcggtaacatttttttaaaagattttatttatttatttgacagtgagagatcgcgagagagggaacacaagcaaggggagtgtgacagggagaagcaggcttcccgccgagcagggagcctgaagcagggctccatcccaagacgcTGGGAtagagacctgagccaaaggcaggtgcttattggctgagccacccaggagccccagcggTAATGTGTTTTAACTCTTGTTCAACTTAATGTGTTATGTTAATGTATATTCAATATTTGGACACATTTTATAGTTGATTTTTAGTTGTTAAATATTTCTcatgacttttctcttttaaatgcaAACATAAGTGGATTAAATACCTCATCTTGTGAGAATCTAGTTtgacaataaaatatattaggaCACTTACTGAAGGGAAACATGAGagacatttaaaagtaaaatttaataaaataggtGTCAGAAGCCACCATGGGActataaagaaacatttttcttggaCTAAAATCCTTTATGATTTTATGAAAGGGGATGAATATTTCAATAACCTTATCACAAAAGAAAGTGCAGCAAAATTAATGGAAACCAATGCATAGGATTGGgttgaaatattaatattaaaatattagggaatttatttaaaatgtctcaaTAGGTATGTCTgtagtaataattaaaaaatatcccaagattttttaaaaatcccaaatttaaaaaaataccccaaagtgtaaaaaaaaaatccaaagattaACACTTCTGTTTATACCACTATGATTTCAGTTTATCCTACAATGTTCTAATCATGGTGACACAATTAgagcaaaaatgttaaaatctaaGCTGTAATGATTGactctattttttgtttataaatacCATTATGgaacagaaataagtgaaattgtTCTTCTCTGCTGATTTTGAAACATCTactctaatttaaaataattttttggaggggtgcctgggtggctcagttggttaagtgtctgcctttggctcaggtcataatctcagggtcctgggatggagccccttatggggctccctgctcagtggggagcctgcttcactctcttcctctgccttctgctctgcctgcttgtgctctctctctctctttctctctgtcaagtaaataaataatccttaaaaaaatgaaatgcttttgtGGATATTTGGTTTCACAGTAAATATTAATGGTAAATGTAGTTAAGTTTATATAAGTGATCCTAAACAGTTCATCCTATTGGAAAAACCATTTAAACCTCATTAaacttattttgttaaaatattccCAAATGAAATCAGTACCTTTTCTGCCTTTAGAAGCTTCaggaaaaaattcaagaaatgtaaaaggaaatcAATTCTAGGGTTTGTCTGTACTAAGAGTTGAATTCTTGTTTACATTCAAACTAACATCTTGCTATTCTACTTATAATCCTGAGTTCAAATGAAAGTAAGGGCTCCTCAGAATGCTGTAGTTCAGGGAttggaaagcttttttttttttttttaattggcaaaatAGTAATTTAGGCTTTTTACAGGGCATACAATCTTTGCTGAACTATTTAACTTTGCTTTTGTAGAATAAAGGGAGCCATAGTCAATACGTTAATGAAAAAGAATGGCTGTGGTTTCTGGAAACTTTATTTACAACATCAGGATTTGACTCTTGAACTGTAGTTTGCTGACTCTGCCCTATTTAATAAGCCTATCTTCACATTCCTTGGAATACCTCCTATGGGGACTTGATAAGATAAAGCATTCAAACATGTAAGTGAATAATAAGTTGTTGAGCACATATCttgtttatatgtgtatatgtgtgccaGGAAGATGGACAGGAAGTGTAAAAATGCCCTTGAAGCAGCCGAATCTGTAGGTACTGGCATTGAAATTAAACCGAGGTGTTATAGAGTAAGAAGAGGCTCTGCATGGGAGGCACACATACCAGGCTAAAGTTACCATTGCCCAGACTGAAGCCTTATTTCTAGtcactgaaagaaaacaaatatcaaatatgAT
The sequence above is a segment of the Ursus arctos isolate Adak ecotype North America unplaced genomic scaffold, UrsArc2.0 scaffold_3, whole genome shotgun sequence genome. Coding sequences within it:
- the FERD3L gene encoding fer3-like protein, whose product is MAACPERCVDATVLDFVADLSLASPGHPLLCDFASGVPFGDRDLVLPEARRRRLARFEEDPDEEGEVDEGEEEEEEEEEHGRGASPLGRPKRKRVITYAQRQAANIRERKRMFNLNEAFDQLRRKVPTFAYEKRLSRIETLRLAIVYISFMTELLESCEKKEIG